From a single Planococcus shenhongbingii genomic region:
- a CDS encoding SDR family NAD(P)-dependent oxidoreductase, with protein sequence MLTNKTIIITGAAQGIGRSIAEHFKAEGAHVIGLDVKDVEIEGVEYRRCDVGNFEEVIQVFSDINKDFGSIHALINNAGLSEFKSIWEIDESDWDRVLDTNLKSVFICSREAARYMTEDIRSIVNMASTRAFMSEPNTETYSASKGGIFALTHSLAATLSEKNIRVNSIAPGWIHTGSEELREVDHHQHLSKRVGKADDIARACLFLCDPRNSFITGECLTIDGGMTRKMIYEH encoded by the coding sequence ATGCTTACAAACAAAACAATTATTATTACAGGAGCTGCACAGGGCATTGGCCGCAGCATTGCCGAACATTTCAAAGCTGAAGGGGCTCATGTTATTGGATTGGATGTCAAAGATGTGGAGATTGAAGGAGTGGAATACCGGCGATGTGATGTTGGGAATTTCGAAGAAGTCATCCAGGTATTCTCTGATATCAATAAAGATTTCGGTTCAATCCACGCATTGATCAACAATGCTGGCCTGTCGGAGTTTAAATCGATCTGGGAAATAGATGAAAGTGACTGGGACCGGGTTCTCGACACTAATTTAAAGAGTGTATTTATCTGCAGCCGGGAAGCTGCCCGTTATATGACCGAAGATATCCGTTCTATCGTTAATATGGCTTCAACCCGCGCTTTCATGTCAGAGCCTAATACAGAAACTTACTCCGCTTCAAAAGGAGGAATTTTTGCATTGACCCACTCACTCGCAGCCACCTTGAGTGAAAAAAACATCCGGGTCAATTCAATCGCTCCTGGATGGATTCATACCGGTTCTGAAGAGCTGCGTGAAGTTGATCACCACCAACATCTGAGTAAGCGCGTTGGAAAAGCCGACGACATTGCCCGTGCCTGCCTATTTCTTTGCGACCCAAGAAATTCATTCATCACCGGAGAATGCTTGACAATCGATGGCGGCATGACCCGCAAAATGATTTACGAGCATTGA
- a CDS encoding PilZ domain-containing protein: MFYNRTESYRHSFGKPAEIFIEKVYGNNIHFPCCGLLLDVSPRGARIFTEKDIFEEGSLFTGVFKINHEKIKAQANMVWKTPITGGYLIGVQWTKDQIREILIADELESCIEIR; this comes from the coding sequence ATGTTTTATAACAGAACGGAAAGCTATCGTCATAGTTTTGGAAAACCGGCTGAAATTTTTATCGAAAAGGTGTATGGCAATAACATTCATTTCCCTTGTTGCGGTTTATTGCTGGACGTCTCGCCGCGGGGAGCAAGAATTTTTACGGAAAAAGATATCTTCGAGGAAGGTAGCTTATTTACAGGGGTTTTTAAGATAAACCATGAAAAAATAAAGGCACAAGCTAATATGGTTTGGAAGACTCCTATTACTGGCGGTTACCTGATCGGGGTGCAATGGACAAAAGACCAAATCAGAGAAATCCTGATAGCGGATGAACTTGAGTCTTGTATAGAAATCCGGTAA
- a CDS encoding ComF family protein, with product MNCLICDSAILYRPSWRSLFLNDAETVVCASCKRKFERIDGAVCGKCGLPGEEMCGDCRHWETTEFAGLIESGSSLFQYNDAMQAFLHQYKFLQDVALAHVFGEDLKTAFRKSENVLVPIPMNSKKLKERTFPQVDRLLDAAGLTYSHFLIKSEDVQGTKTKAERMAAKNLFAWNGEKVPKKIVLVDDLYTTGTTMRQAAKAMKDAGTEEIRFLTLIRG from the coding sequence ATGAATTGTCTTATTTGTGATAGCGCCATACTTTATCGCCCTTCTTGGAGAAGTCTATTTTTAAATGACGCTGAAACAGTCGTTTGTGCAAGCTGCAAAAGGAAATTTGAGAGGATTGATGGTGCCGTATGCGGAAAATGCGGGTTGCCGGGAGAAGAGATGTGCGGGGATTGCAGGCATTGGGAAACAACAGAATTTGCCGGCTTGATCGAAAGTGGGAGCAGTTTATTCCAGTATAATGACGCCATGCAAGCTTTTTTGCATCAATACAAATTTTTGCAGGATGTTGCTTTGGCACATGTTTTCGGAGAAGATCTTAAAACGGCTTTTCGCAAATCAGAAAACGTTCTGGTTCCCATCCCGATGAATTCCAAGAAGTTAAAAGAACGGACATTTCCACAAGTCGACCGGTTATTGGATGCAGCGGGATTAACTTATAGCCATTTCCTCATTAAAAGCGAAGATGTCCAAGGAACGAAAACAAAAGCGGAACGGATGGCGGCGAAAAATCTTTTTGCATGGAATGGAGAAAAAGTTCCGAAAAAAATTGTATTAGTTGATGATTTATATACGACTGGCACTACCATGCGCCAAGCGGCAAAAGCAATGAAAGATGCTGGAACGGAAGAAATCCGTTTTTTGACACTTATTCGAGGATAA
- a CDS encoding DEAD/DEAH box helicase — protein sequence MPELEEFLNGRIWLRNFTPFSEDLINEAIAKGFITVTNGIADGHICARCLEKSPHKIISFYCSNCDANCLYCRHCIKMGRVSSCTELITWKTTSSIPSQNHLFSWNGTLTALQQRASAEVSSSLSNGKSHLVYAVCGAGKTELLFTPIFEALQKGQRVCIAAPRTDVVLELSPRIKATFPNTIVHTLYGGAPIETGFSNIVIATTHQLYRFQEAFDVMIVDEADAFPYSYDPALERAVIKAKKKEAPIVYVSATPSAALLKKVENRSEIFRRFHGHALPVPVFEPLWNYKKVLFKNKIPPKLAKWVQDKLSKNEPFLLFLPTIELIVHSIKLFQELDPRIEAVHAQDPERKEKVLKLRNGEVRGLLTSTILERGITIPNVQVAVVGADDRIFEASALIQIAGRAGRAAANPKGDVVFFHDGIVREMDRARQKILSYNRRGLP from the coding sequence ATGCCAGAGTTGGAGGAATTTTTAAATGGCCGGATATGGCTGAGAAATTTCACTCCGTTTTCAGAAGACCTTATAAATGAAGCGATTGCCAAAGGGTTTATAACAGTTACAAATGGAATTGCTGACGGACATATTTGCGCCCGTTGCCTTGAAAAATCCCCCCACAAAATCATTTCTTTCTACTGTTCAAATTGTGATGCCAATTGTTTATATTGCAGGCATTGCATCAAAATGGGAAGAGTCAGCTCATGTACAGAGCTCATCACATGGAAAACCACATCATCAATCCCTTCACAAAATCATTTATTTTCCTGGAATGGCACTCTTACGGCTTTGCAGCAGCGTGCTTCTGCTGAAGTTTCTTCCAGTCTTTCAAATGGAAAGTCCCATCTGGTATATGCCGTTTGCGGAGCTGGAAAAACAGAATTATTATTTACGCCAATTTTTGAAGCACTTCAAAAAGGCCAACGTGTTTGCATAGCCGCACCTCGAACAGATGTTGTACTTGAACTATCGCCGCGTATAAAAGCCACTTTTCCAAATACGATTGTTCACACTCTTTACGGCGGAGCTCCAATAGAAACAGGTTTTTCAAACATTGTCATTGCCACCACCCATCAGCTATACCGGTTTCAAGAAGCTTTTGATGTCATGATTGTCGATGAAGCAGATGCTTTTCCTTACTCCTACGATCCGGCACTTGAACGGGCAGTCATCAAAGCAAAAAAGAAAGAAGCTCCAATCGTGTATGTTTCAGCTACACCATCCGCCGCCTTATTGAAAAAAGTTGAGAACCGATCTGAAATTTTCAGACGTTTCCATGGCCATGCCTTGCCTGTGCCAGTTTTTGAACCGTTGTGGAATTATAAGAAAGTTTTATTCAAAAACAAAATACCTCCTAAATTAGCTAAATGGGTTCAAGATAAACTGAGCAAAAACGAACCTTTTTTATTGTTTTTGCCAACGATTGAGTTAATTGTCCACAGCATTAAACTATTCCAGGAATTAGATCCTCGCATTGAAGCGGTACATGCGCAAGATCCGGAACGAAAAGAGAAAGTATTGAAATTGCGCAACGGCGAAGTTAGGGGATTGCTGACTTCGACCATCCTAGAACGCGGAATCACAATCCCGAATGTCCAAGTGGCTGTAGTTGGTGCCGACGATCGGATCTTCGAGGCTTCTGCGTTAATTCAAATTGCAGGACGTGCTGGCAGGGCTGCTGCAAATCCTAAAGGAGATGTGGTTTTTTTCCATGACGGAATTGTAAGGGAAATGGACAGGGCGAGACAAAAAATCCTTTCTTACAATAGGAGGGGATTGCCATGA
- a CDS encoding DegV family protein, producing the protein MKTAIVTDSTAYIPKELREKADIHMIPLQVTFKNESFAEEEDLLVDEFYKKAKEELPKTSQPPLGEFVSLYTKLSNDHKEIVSIHLSSGISGTFEGSRQANDLVGEVAVHSFDSEISCAMQGFYALKAAEMANTGAGAAEIMNELNDMKKTMRAYFMVEDLKHLSRGGRLSNAQAIVGGLLQIKPLLHFENKVIVPFEKIRTRKKAMNRIADLLKQDAAAGESIQAAVIHANRPEEAQKWLEELKSSCPEVEFSISYFGPVIGTHLGEGSMGLGWAKK; encoded by the coding sequence ATGAAAACGGCAATAGTAACAGACAGTACTGCATACATTCCAAAAGAATTACGAGAAAAAGCGGATATTCATATGATTCCTCTCCAAGTAACTTTCAAGAACGAATCGTTTGCAGAAGAAGAAGATTTGCTCGTTGATGAATTTTATAAAAAAGCGAAGGAGGAGCTGCCAAAAACTTCACAGCCGCCTTTAGGAGAATTTGTAAGTTTGTATACAAAACTATCGAATGACCATAAGGAAATTGTTTCTATTCATTTATCAAGTGGCATCAGTGGAACTTTTGAAGGTTCAAGGCAAGCAAATGATTTGGTGGGCGAAGTGGCCGTTCATTCTTTTGATTCGGAGATTTCCTGCGCTATGCAAGGGTTCTACGCTTTAAAAGCTGCTGAAATGGCAAATACAGGAGCAGGCGCTGCTGAAATTATGAATGAACTTAACGACATGAAAAAAACAATGCGTGCTTATTTCATGGTCGAAGATTTGAAACATTTAAGCAGAGGCGGAAGACTTTCGAATGCGCAAGCGATTGTCGGCGGATTGCTTCAAATTAAACCGCTTTTGCATTTTGAAAATAAAGTAATTGTTCCTTTCGAAAAGATCCGAACTAGAAAGAAAGCGATGAATCGCATTGCCGACTTACTCAAACAAGATGCTGCTGCTGGCGAATCAATTCAGGCTGCCGTCATCCATGCGAATCGGCCAGAGGAAGCACAAAAATGGCTGGAAGAATTAAAGTCTTCATGCCCGGAAGTCGAATTTTCCATTTCATATTTTGGTCCGGTCATCGGAACACATTTAGGTGAAGGTTCAATGGGTCTTGGTTGGGCAAAGAAATAA